A window of Hymenobacter aerilatus contains these coding sequences:
- a CDS encoding sugar MFS transporter, protein MQSTAPATITTTSAPFTEKRYLVTLVFVTSLFLLWGVAITMGDVLNKHFQNVLNVSKADSGLVQFSIFGAYAVMGIPAGLFMKRFGYKNGVLLGLGLYALGAFLFVPAANAQSFNFFRGALFVLACGLATLEAVAHPFMGALGHPVTSDQRINFAQSFNGLGAVIGPLLGSFFILSGVHADGDLSSVKTLYLIIGSVILLIGVCFAFVQVPALQDAHAVEVVAEPEAGFYSGTAEEVPEAKGLLNRPHFVWAVVAQFFNVAAQGGTWAFFINYGAEKMGLTDAVASRYFALSMVMMMVGRFVGTFLMRFIAPNKLLATFAFANIVLCLIIAQSWGWPSFIALLGLNFFFSIMFPTIFSLGLKDLGAKTQQGSSFLVMTVAGGAIFPYLMGKIANEDVAHAYYLPIICYFVIFLFGARLYKVR, encoded by the coding sequence ATGCAATCCACCGCTCCGGCTACTATTACAACCACTTCAGCCCCCTTCACCGAAAAACGCTACCTCGTCACGCTGGTGTTCGTCACCTCGCTGTTTCTGCTCTGGGGCGTAGCCATTACCATGGGCGACGTGCTGAACAAGCACTTCCAGAATGTCCTCAACGTGAGCAAGGCCGACTCGGGGTTGGTGCAGTTTTCCATTTTCGGGGCGTATGCCGTTATGGGCATTCCGGCGGGCTTGTTTATGAAGCGGTTTGGGTATAAGAATGGGGTGCTGCTGGGACTGGGGCTGTATGCGCTGGGCGCATTTCTGTTTGTACCGGCCGCCAATGCGCAGTCGTTCAACTTCTTCCGTGGGGCGCTGTTTGTGCTGGCGTGCGGCCTAGCTACTCTAGAGGCCGTGGCGCACCCCTTCATGGGCGCCCTCGGCCACCCCGTTACCAGCGACCAGCGCATCAACTTTGCGCAGTCGTTCAATGGGTTGGGGGCCGTGATTGGGCCGCTGCTGGGCAGTTTTTTCATTCTGAGTGGCGTACACGCCGACGGTGATTTGTCGTCGGTAAAAACGCTTTACCTTATTATTGGCAGCGTTATTCTGTTGATAGGGGTATGCTTTGCTTTTGTGCAGGTGCCTGCCTTGCAAGATGCGCACGCCGTTGAGGTAGTAGCCGAGCCAGAAGCTGGTTTCTACAGCGGCACGGCCGAGGAAGTACCGGAGGCTAAAGGGTTGCTGAATCGCCCGCATTTTGTGTGGGCCGTGGTGGCGCAGTTTTTCAACGTAGCAGCGCAAGGCGGCACCTGGGCCTTCTTCATCAACTACGGCGCCGAGAAAATGGGCCTAACTGATGCCGTAGCCTCGCGTTACTTCGCTCTGAGTATGGTAATGATGATGGTAGGGCGCTTCGTGGGCACGTTCCTGATGCGCTTCATCGCGCCTAACAAGTTGCTGGCTACGTTTGCTTTCGCCAACATTGTGCTGTGCCTGATCATTGCCCAAAGCTGGGGCTGGCCGTCGTTCATTGCCTTGCTGGGGCTGAACTTCTTCTTTAGCATCATGTTCCCCACCATCTTCTCGCTCGGCCTCAAAGACCTGGGCGCCAAAACCCAGCAAGGCTCTTCTTTCCTAGTGATGACAGTAGCTGGCGGTGCTATTTTCCCCTACCTCATGGGCAAAATTGCCAACGAAGATGTGGCCCACGCCTACTACCTACCCATCATTTGCTACTTCGTCATCTTCCTGTTCGGCGCCCGGTTGTATAAAGTGCGGTAG
- a CDS encoding TonB-dependent receptor, with amino-acid sequence MTSPLPSSRLATHAALFFFFLLLGHLAQAQTLLSGRVTNAAGEPLSGASVGVQGTALGTDTDTNGNYSLPLSQGGSYVVGVRLLGYLNQEHRVTVKTGDKQTRNFILTPGDQQLDEVTVQGDRTNRFSRKSSEYVGKMPLSNIENPQVYATVGKELLTEQLVFSVDDATRNAPGLQKMWEATGRGGDGGSFYAARGFVTQSQLRNGVAGNVTGDIDAVNLEKLEVIKGPSATLFGSALTSYGGLLNRVTKKPLETFGGEVNVAAGSYGFHRVSADVNLVDQNVPTDQPKTFGFRLNTAYTYEDNFQNKGYTGFNKNFAVAPSLQWRPSDRLTVNLDAEIYKGRGTGKQFIFMYFTPDVLGFNRADKSPFDYRQSYMGPGLIQDSRSTNLFGQVQYKISPSFTSTTYLTSSNSYSNGNSAYFYLTPSTPAFRNRRPDLPEADNYLVRADQSTDNSQRQLWEVQQLFNGDFQVGNMRNRVVLGLDYLRINSDVNFLGGNFDTVALSSPRPVLDQFNGTNMNAVYAAGGGGRYLITTKSNTYSAFVSDVLNLTEQLSVLAALRVDHVDNKGGLYYSPVAAYKQTTWSPKFGLVYQPVKDRVSVFANYQNSFNNLGLYLAADGSRPLAKPERANQWEGGVKLDAAAGRLSATVSYYNIRVQDRLRLLGYSPTTFEAINAQDATQRSEGVEVSVVANPVRGLNIIGGFAYNDSKFEDSPEDVNGRRPNNASSPYLANAWVSYRQPEGVLKGLGAGFGGNYASENKVQNAVNNVFILPSYTVFNASVFYDQPKYRISAKVDNLTDKQYWTGYTTMNPQRLRSIIGSIAYKF; translated from the coding sequence ATGACCTCTCCTCTACCCTCTTCTCGCTTGGCAACGCACGCGGCGTTGTTCTTTTTTTTCTTGCTGCTGGGCCACTTGGCGCAGGCCCAAACGCTCCTCTCTGGCCGGGTAACCAATGCGGCCGGTGAGCCACTCTCGGGTGCCTCCGTTGGTGTGCAGGGCACCGCCCTGGGTACCGATACTGATACCAATGGCAATTATTCTCTCCCGCTCAGCCAGGGTGGCTCCTATGTGGTGGGCGTACGTCTGCTAGGCTACCTCAACCAGGAACACCGCGTAACGGTGAAAACCGGCGACAAGCAAACGCGCAACTTTATCCTGACCCCAGGCGACCAGCAGCTAGACGAAGTGACCGTGCAGGGCGACCGCACCAATCGGTTTTCCCGCAAATCGAGCGAGTATGTAGGCAAAATGCCGCTTTCGAACATCGAAAACCCGCAGGTATACGCCACCGTGGGCAAGGAGCTCTTGACGGAGCAGCTCGTGTTTTCCGTGGACGATGCTACCCGCAACGCGCCGGGTCTCCAGAAAATGTGGGAGGCCACGGGCCGCGGCGGCGACGGCGGCTCCTTCTATGCCGCACGGGGCTTCGTGACGCAAAGCCAGCTGCGCAACGGCGTGGCCGGCAATGTGACCGGCGACATCGACGCCGTGAACCTGGAAAAGCTGGAAGTTATCAAAGGCCCCTCGGCCACACTATTTGGCTCGGCCCTAACCTCGTACGGCGGTTTGCTGAACCGTGTAACGAAAAAACCGCTCGAAACCTTTGGCGGTGAGGTGAACGTGGCGGCCGGCTCGTATGGCTTCCACCGTGTGAGTGCCGACGTGAATCTAGTAGATCAGAACGTGCCCACCGATCAGCCTAAAACCTTCGGTTTTCGCCTGAACACGGCCTACACGTACGAGGACAACTTCCAAAATAAGGGCTACACTGGCTTCAACAAAAACTTCGCAGTAGCTCCCAGTCTGCAATGGCGCCCCTCCGACCGGCTGACGGTAAATCTCGACGCCGAAATCTACAAGGGTCGGGGTACGGGCAAGCAGTTCATCTTCATGTACTTCACGCCGGACGTGCTGGGCTTCAATCGGGCCGACAAGTCGCCGTTTGATTACCGCCAGTCGTACATGGGACCGGGCCTGATTCAGGACTCGCGCAGCACCAATCTGTTTGGGCAGGTGCAGTATAAGATTTCGCCTAGCTTCACGTCTACTACATACCTGACCAGCAGCAACAGCTACTCGAACGGCAACTCGGCGTACTTCTACCTGACGCCCTCTACCCCCGCTTTCCGCAACCGTCGCCCCGATCTGCCCGAAGCCGACAACTATCTGGTGCGGGCCGACCAATCGACAGATAACAGCCAGCGGCAGCTGTGGGAAGTGCAGCAGCTATTCAACGGTGACTTCCAGGTAGGCAATATGCGCAACCGCGTGGTGCTAGGCTTAGATTACCTGCGCATCAACTCGGACGTAAACTTTCTAGGTGGCAACTTCGACACAGTAGCGTTGTCCTCGCCGCGGCCGGTGCTGGATCAGTTCAACGGAACCAACATGAATGCCGTGTACGCTGCCGGTGGCGGTGGTCGCTACTTGATTACCACCAAATCGAACACGTACAGCGCATTCGTATCAGATGTACTGAACCTGACCGAACAGCTGAGCGTGCTGGCTGCTCTGCGCGTCGACCACGTTGACAACAAAGGCGGGCTGTACTACTCGCCGGTAGCAGCCTACAAGCAAACTACCTGGTCGCCCAAGTTTGGGCTGGTGTATCAGCCGGTGAAGGACCGGGTGAGCGTGTTTGCCAACTACCAGAACAGCTTCAACAACCTGGGCCTCTACCTGGCAGCCGATGGCAGCCGCCCGCTGGCCAAGCCGGAACGCGCCAACCAGTGGGAAGGCGGTGTGAAGCTGGATGCTGCTGCCGGCCGTCTCAGTGCCACGGTAAGCTACTACAACATTCGGGTGCAGGACCGACTACGGTTGTTGGGTTACTCCCCCACTACGTTCGAGGCCATTAATGCCCAGGACGCTACCCAGCGCAGCGAGGGCGTAGAAGTGAGCGTGGTGGCCAACCCGGTGCGCGGGCTGAACATAATCGGCGGCTTCGCCTATAACGACTCGAAGTTTGAGGATTCGCCAGAAGATGTGAACGGCCGCCGGCCCAACAACGCGTCTTCGCCTTATTTAGCGAATGCGTGGGTGAGCTACCGCCAGCCAGAAGGAGTTCTGAAGGGCTTGGGAGCTGGTTTTGGCGGCAACTACGCCAGCGAAAACAAAGTGCAGAACGCCGTGAACAACGTGTTTATCCTGCCTAGCTACACGGTATTCAACGCCTCTGTGTTCTACGACCAGCCGAAGTACCGCATTTCGGCCAAGGTAGACAACCTCACAGATAAGCAATACTGGACCGGTTACACCACCATGAACCCGCAACGGCTGCGGAGCATTATCGGCAGCATCGCGTATAAATTCTAA
- a CDS encoding glycoside hydrolase family 130 protein has product MTFRPYPLALLLAALAGCNSADKADTTATPPTKPKAWSMLNFTKVDSANPIMGPSTVGVFTDPILMQKVQWEEKDVFNPAVVVRHDTIYMLYRAENVVKGAVGKASRIGLASSTDGIHFTRRKEPVLYPDNDEQKKYEWHGGTEDPRVVEDANGVYFMTYTAYDGDKARLHVASSPDLVHWTKYGNAFTGAKNGEYVPKWSKSGAIVSRYEPDGRIVATKINGKYWMYWGDAQIWAATSDDLIHWTPIEMAPGEKPPVPLRAQAQTLPNLKIVLPTREGKFDSDLVESGPPAMLTDQGILLIYNSRNIPAIGDKSLPEGTYTAAQALFDKNDPTKLLLRTNTYFMRPDKPYETTGQVNQVVFLEGLARLRNTWYLYYGTADSKIAVATRPVD; this is encoded by the coding sequence ATGACATTCCGCCCCTACCCTCTCGCCCTGCTCCTGGCTGCCCTGGCCGGCTGCAACTCCGCCGACAAAGCTGATACCACGGCCACTCCTCCCACCAAACCCAAGGCGTGGAGCATGCTCAACTTCACGAAGGTAGACAGCGCCAACCCGATTATGGGGCCGAGTACGGTAGGCGTATTCACGGACCCGATTCTGATGCAGAAGGTACAGTGGGAAGAAAAAGACGTCTTTAACCCGGCCGTAGTGGTGCGCCATGATACCATTTACATGCTCTATCGGGCCGAGAACGTGGTGAAAGGCGCCGTGGGCAAAGCCTCGCGTATTGGCCTGGCTTCCAGTACCGACGGCATCCACTTCACGCGTCGCAAGGAGCCGGTGCTCTACCCCGACAATGATGAGCAGAAGAAATACGAGTGGCACGGCGGCACCGAAGACCCACGCGTGGTGGAAGACGCCAACGGCGTGTACTTCATGACCTATACTGCCTACGACGGCGACAAAGCCCGCCTGCACGTGGCTTCTTCGCCCGACCTGGTGCATTGGACCAAGTACGGCAACGCCTTCACCGGGGCCAAAAACGGCGAGTACGTACCCAAGTGGAGCAAATCGGGCGCTATTGTATCGCGCTACGAGCCGGATGGGCGCATTGTGGCCACCAAAATCAACGGCAAGTACTGGATGTACTGGGGCGATGCGCAAATCTGGGCAGCTACTTCCGACGACCTCATCCACTGGACACCCATCGAGATGGCGCCCGGCGAGAAGCCGCCCGTGCCTCTGCGCGCCCAGGCCCAAACGCTCCCCAACCTGAAGATTGTGCTGCCTACCCGCGAGGGCAAGTTCGACAGCGACCTGGTGGAATCGGGCCCACCTGCCATGCTCACCGATCAGGGCATCTTGTTGATCTACAACAGCCGCAACATTCCCGCCATCGGCGACAAATCCCTACCCGAAGGCACCTACACCGCCGCCCAGGCCCTGTTCGACAAGAACGACCCTACCAAGCTGCTGCTCCGCACCAACACGTATTTTATGCGCCCCGATAAGCCCTACGAAACCACTGGTCAGGTAAACCAGGTGGTATTTCTGGAAGGTCTGGCCCGTCTGCGCAACACCTGGTACCTCTACTACGGCACCGCCGATTCCAAAATTGCCGTAGCCACCCGCCCTGTGGACTGA
- a CDS encoding PepSY-associated TM helix domain-containing protein, with protein MTVKQLVGKAHLWLGLASGLVVFIVSLTGAIFVFQDDIRDLTEPWRKVEAQATPMALPSQLQAAALAPHPGQATPADTWVTYFGPERSATVFFTDKAGNPIQVYLNPYTGQVLKEQNLRTHFFSIVQEIHMHLLLPEAIAKWVVGGSVIIFVVMLLTGIVLWWPKRKHERKQRFTIKWGARWRRVNYDLHNVLGFYAASIGLVLALTGLVMIFPGMLESVQVAVDGGKKAPPEIMATQLDTLQTVSAATQPLTDIVYHTARRLSPTHEMILIAPTGTGKTPAFCWTYRKALHYYHRDEYALHPISGKLLDSRFHATKSAGTKLSDMNYDLHTGQILGFGGKLVAFLASLISASLPVTGTVIWWGRRHKKSPHKRPVRVAVG; from the coding sequence ATGACGGTTAAGCAGCTCGTTGGCAAAGCACACCTCTGGCTCGGACTCGCGTCCGGGCTGGTTGTGTTTATAGTGAGTCTTACCGGCGCCATCTTTGTTTTCCAGGATGACATCCGGGACCTGACGGAGCCCTGGCGCAAGGTAGAGGCGCAGGCCACCCCCATGGCCCTACCCTCGCAGCTGCAAGCCGCCGCCTTGGCCCCACACCCCGGCCAAGCTACCCCGGCCGATACCTGGGTGACGTACTTCGGGCCGGAGCGCTCGGCTACCGTGTTCTTCACCGACAAAGCCGGCAACCCGATTCAGGTGTATCTGAACCCCTATACCGGCCAAGTACTGAAAGAACAGAACCTGCGCACACACTTCTTCAGCATTGTGCAGGAAATCCACATGCACCTGCTGCTGCCAGAGGCTATTGCCAAGTGGGTGGTAGGCGGCTCGGTCATCATCTTTGTGGTGATGCTGCTCACGGGCATTGTATTGTGGTGGCCCAAGCGCAAGCACGAGCGTAAGCAACGCTTCACCATCAAGTGGGGTGCCCGCTGGCGGCGCGTCAACTACGATTTGCACAACGTGTTGGGCTTTTATGCAGCTAGCATTGGGCTGGTGCTGGCGCTAACGGGCCTGGTTATGATTTTCCCCGGAATGCTGGAATCGGTGCAGGTGGCGGTGGATGGTGGCAAAAAAGCCCCGCCGGAAATTATGGCCACCCAGCTCGACACCCTGCAAACCGTGTCAGCTGCTACCCAACCCTTAACTGACATAGTGTACCATACTGCCCGCCGCCTGTCGCCTACTCACGAAATGATTCTGATTGCGCCAACCGGCACTGGCAAAACCCCAGCGTTCTGCTGGACCTACCGGAAGGCCCTGCACTACTACCACCGCGACGAGTACGCCCTGCACCCGATTTCGGGCAAGCTCCTGGACTCCCGCTTTCACGCTACCAAGAGCGCCGGCACCAAGCTTTCCGATATGAACTACGACTTGCACACGGGCCAAATTCTGGGGTTTGGGGGCAAGTTGGTGGCTTTTCTGGCTAGTTTGATTTCAGCCAGCCTACCCGTTACGGGTACTGTTATCTGGTGGGGTAGGCGCCACAAGAAAAGCCCGCATAAGCGCCCCGTGCGTGTGGCCGTAGGCTAG
- a CDS encoding AAA family ATPase — translation MTADPTPLPFLPEHLTHAHVLDALRHIEQNGLRLTPGTVYDLVFESRRYPPRAVAQLAYRLASQQPDARWPLASGTPTNSLLERLNFTIATKRPTLANSPQDGNVAEQDQLPANLYPGRPAEKPTPGKPTPADAPATPAIAAEPTASYPTASAPRPYARAQALAELFIDEEQLDAALAALRRRKNLLLQGPPGTGKTFLAQRLAWLELGAVDESRIERVQFHPSYSYEDFVQGFRPDASGTFRLQDGVLVDVCRRAAAVPDQLFFLLIDELNRGHVARIFGELLLLLEADKRGPAHAVRLPYSPAEAPRFFVPENLYVIGTLNTADRSLTPLDYALRRRFAFVALAPEFGPKLQTFLLERGLPTALVEQLAARLNALNETIADDPELGADFRIGHSYFCQPPVGTEAKVWFQLIVEQEIGPLLEEYWQEDPAKAAAELKRLLTKW, via the coding sequence ATGACGGCCGATCCTACCCCTCTTCCTTTCCTTCCCGAGCACCTCACCCACGCGCATGTGCTGGACGCCCTGCGCCACATCGAGCAGAATGGCTTGCGCCTGACGCCTGGCACCGTGTATGACTTGGTTTTTGAAAGTCGGCGCTACCCGCCGCGGGCCGTAGCGCAATTGGCCTACCGCTTGGCCAGCCAACAACCCGATGCCCGCTGGCCCCTGGCCAGTGGCACGCCCACCAACTCCCTGCTCGAGCGCCTCAACTTCACCATTGCCACCAAGCGCCCTACCCTGGCCAACTCTCCGCAGGATGGCAACGTGGCCGAGCAGGACCAGCTGCCTGCCAACCTCTACCCCGGCCGCCCCGCCGAAAAGCCTACCCCCGGCAAGCCCACTCCTGCCGATGCCCCTGCCACACCGGCTATAGCCGCCGAGCCGACTGCCTCCTACCCTACCGCGTCTGCGCCTCGGCCCTACGCTCGTGCACAGGCGTTGGCCGAGTTGTTTATTGATGAGGAGCAGTTGGATGCGGCACTGGCAGCCCTACGGCGGCGCAAGAACCTCCTGCTGCAAGGTCCGCCTGGCACGGGCAAAACGTTTCTGGCTCAGCGTTTGGCGTGGTTGGAGCTGGGCGCCGTAGACGAAAGCCGCATTGAACGAGTGCAGTTTCACCCGAGCTACAGCTATGAGGACTTTGTGCAGGGCTTCCGACCCGATGCGTCGGGTACGTTTCGGTTGCAGGATGGGGTGCTGGTAGACGTATGCCGCCGCGCTGCCGCCGTGCCCGACCAGCTCTTCTTTTTGCTGATTGACGAGCTGAACCGCGGCCACGTAGCCCGCATTTTTGGGGAGTTGCTGTTGCTGCTGGAAGCCGACAAGCGTGGCCCTGCTCACGCCGTGCGCCTACCCTACTCGCCTGCCGAAGCGCCCCGCTTTTTCGTACCCGAAAACCTCTACGTGATCGGCACCCTGAACACGGCTGACCGCTCACTCACGCCCCTCGACTACGCCCTGCGCCGCCGCTTTGCCTTCGTAGCGCTGGCCCCGGAGTTTGGGCCAAAGCTGCAAACCTTCCTACTGGAAAGAGGCCTGCCCACTGCGCTGGTAGAGCAACTAGCTGCTCGCCTGAATGCCCTCAACGAAACCATTGCCGATGACCCCGAACTGGGCGCGGACTTCCGCATTGGGCACAGCTACTTCTGCCAGCCGCCTGTTGGGACTGAAGCCAAAGTATGGTTTCAATTGATTGTGGAACAGGAAATTGGGCCGCTGCTGGAAGAGTACTGGCAGGAAGACCCCGCCAAAGCCGCTGCAGAATTGAAGCGGCTACTGACGAAGTGGTGA
- a CDS encoding 5-methylcytosine restriction system specificity protein McrC, producing MIPIHNLYYLLCYAWHRLPDPAEAQAVEAQEFHRPLALLTHLLLHATRRQLRRGLAVGYTEQEAELTELRGRVQLAPTLARDLLRRGRAMCTYDELSANTPLNQLLAGTLAQLSRTRTLPTAMRQQVRQVLGRFPEAVRPTSPTGHTLSLLRRQRWPGPQAFLLHLCDLLHQCALPVPDEKGRHRFRDFRRDEVLMARLFEQFVRNFYRLEQRRYRVRSETIAWQAAAEQPEHLDLLPAMITDTSLEAADRKIILDTKYYATALRTRHNRQRLIAPHLYQLYAYLQNQPAALGQQLEGILLYPAAMQEVDVRYTLGGHPVRLVTIDLAQPWPDIAAALQALVA from the coding sequence ATGATTCCGATTCACAACCTTTACTATCTGCTTTGCTACGCCTGGCACCGGCTGCCGGATCCAGCGGAGGCGCAGGCAGTGGAGGCACAGGAATTTCATAGGCCGCTTGCGCTGCTCACGCATTTGTTGCTGCACGCCACCCGGCGGCAGTTGCGACGTGGCCTGGCGGTGGGGTATACTGAGCAAGAAGCCGAACTGACAGAGCTGCGCGGGCGGGTGCAGCTGGCCCCTACCCTTGCCCGCGACCTGCTGCGGCGGGGCCGTGCTATGTGCACTTACGACGAGCTGAGCGCCAACACGCCGCTCAACCAGCTGCTGGCGGGCACGCTTGCGCAGCTAAGTCGCACTCGCACCCTACCCACCGCCATGCGCCAGCAGGTGCGGCAGGTGCTGGGGCGCTTTCCCGAGGCGGTGCGCCCTACCTCACCCACCGGCCATACCCTCAGCCTGCTACGGCGGCAGCGGTGGCCAGGACCACAGGCATTTCTGCTGCACCTTTGCGACTTGCTGCATCAGTGCGCCTTACCCGTACCCGATGAGAAGGGCCGCCACCGCTTCCGCGACTTTCGCCGCGACGAGGTGCTGATGGCGCGGCTGTTCGAGCAATTTGTGCGCAACTTCTACCGCCTGGAGCAGCGCCGCTACCGAGTGCGTTCCGAAACCATTGCTTGGCAGGCCGCCGCCGAGCAGCCCGAGCACCTCGACCTGCTTCCAGCCATGATAACGGATACCTCCTTGGAAGCCGCCGACCGCAAAATCATCCTTGATACGAAGTACTACGCTACGGCGCTACGCACCCGCCACAACCGCCAGCGGCTGATTGCGCCTCATCTGTACCAGCTGTATGCCTACCTCCAGAATCAACCAGCTGCACTAGGGCAGCAGTTGGAAGGCATACTGCTCTACCCCGCCGCCATGCAGGAAGTGGATGTACGCTATACTTTGGGCGGCCACCCCGTGCGCTTGGTCACCATAGATCTAGCTCAGCCATGGCCTGATATTGCGGCCGCGTTACAGGCATTGGTAGCTTAA
- a CDS encoding LamG domain-containing protein, whose amino-acid sequence MKRHFLLLLLPWLLGGTAVLSACSDSEDDTPQVAADTSRLAALIDSVTVGYNAATEGNKPGNYATGSKAPLKTALDLATSTRGNGQYTQLQIDNATANLRRAVTAFRSTLIQDVSVANLVAQWKFEGNANDATANGHNGTVKTGPIGPGTAPGDGATLPKLVADRFNRANQAYEFTNGAYIEVPYAAALNPPAMTISLWCKRFDSNDANYLLSLNRWNGFKFQLQGAGKPFLTATTTTGIFDRDAESGIVAVNTWTHVVTSYVDGTLKFYLDGKLVKTWTNTQGPMKTIPEPVNLAIGQQLPKEVYNRAPTAGQAAGYFEYYGPAFFKGQIDDIRFYNRALTDAEVTSIYTIESTL is encoded by the coding sequence ATGAAAAGGCACTTTCTTTTACTGCTCCTACCCTGGCTGCTGGGGGGCACCGCAGTGCTATCGGCCTGCTCCGATTCCGAAGACGACACGCCCCAGGTGGCCGCCGATACCAGCCGCCTGGCCGCCCTCATAGACTCCGTGACGGTGGGCTACAACGCCGCCACGGAAGGCAACAAGCCCGGCAATTACGCCACCGGCTCGAAAGCGCCCCTGAAAACGGCCTTGGACTTAGCTACTAGCACCCGCGGCAACGGCCAGTACACCCAGCTACAAATCGACAATGCCACGGCCAACCTGCGCCGCGCCGTGACTGCCTTCCGCAGTACGCTTATCCAGGACGTTTCGGTGGCCAACTTAGTGGCGCAGTGGAAGTTTGAGGGCAACGCCAACGACGCCACCGCCAACGGCCACAACGGTACTGTCAAAACCGGCCCTATCGGTCCTGGTACCGCCCCCGGCGACGGCGCTACCCTCCCCAAGCTGGTAGCCGACCGCTTCAACCGCGCCAACCAGGCCTACGAGTTCACCAACGGCGCCTACATTGAGGTGCCGTACGCAGCGGCCCTCAACCCACCGGCCATGACCATCAGCCTGTGGTGCAAGCGCTTCGATTCCAACGACGCCAATTATTTGTTGTCGCTGAACCGCTGGAATGGCTTCAAGTTTCAGCTGCAAGGGGCCGGCAAGCCCTTCCTGACGGCCACCACTACCACTGGCATCTTTGATCGGGACGCTGAATCGGGTATCGTGGCTGTGAACACCTGGACGCACGTGGTAACCAGCTACGTAGACGGCACCCTGAAATTCTACCTCGACGGCAAGCTGGTGAAAACTTGGACCAACACGCAAGGCCCAATGAAGACCATTCCCGAGCCCGTGAACCTGGCTATCGGGCAGCAGCTACCCAAAGAAGTGTACAACCGCGCCCCCACCGCGGGCCAGGCCGCGGGCTACTTCGAGTACTATGGCCCGGCCTTTTTCAAGGGGCAAATCGACGACATCCGCTTCTACAACCGCGCCCTGACGGATGCGGAGGTGACGTCTATTTATACGATTGAGAGTACGCTGTAA